One segment of Brassica napus cultivar Da-Ae chromosome C3, Da-Ae, whole genome shotgun sequence DNA contains the following:
- the LOC106386622 gene encoding uncharacterized protein LOC106386622 — MMDITSKRQAVSETLIKGTGTAALYSASDETVHSPRLSCVGDKRKRNEHDGSNGDTAGLKSNDFEKLRKEVNFLVGQTWALYDQVDGMPRLYARIRKVAAPIFELRITNLEPDPDDEREILWFEQDLPISAGQFRLGKNEDMKDISMFSHVIHCKEGGNTGHLTVSPRKGETWALFKNWDIINWSSEPDSHGSYKYDIVEILSDTTDGADGVSVAFLHKAKGFASVFFRMGTGDDSDIVQILPQDIYQFSHMIPSFKLTGFEAKGLPKDAYELDQAALPATTVQEKPVPSHLIPVPKPEALCLPSSEGKVIKTGQFWAFGGNYDDTPRYYGRIQKITVNQTFEQTAETKVHVCRLKATSFPQNVIKWKDKSMPVGCGTFSMHKNCSTLYPQHLTHQIFP, encoded by the coding sequence ATGATGGATATCACTTCGAAAAGGCAAGCTGTCTCAGAGACTTTGATCAAAGGGACCGGTACTGCAGCATTGTATTCTGCTTCTGATGAAACTGTTCACTCCCCTCGTTTGAGTTGTGTTGGCGACAAGAGAAAGAGGAATGAGCATGATGGGTCAAATGGTGACACTGCTGGTCTCAAGTCTAACGACTTTGAGAAGCTGCGGAAAGAAGTAAACTTTTTGGTTGGGCAGACTTGGGCTCTTTATGATCAAGTTGATGGGATGCCTAGGTTGTATGCCCGGATCAGGAAAGTTGCAGCTCCTATCTTTGAGTTAAGGATCACGAACTTAGAGCCAGATCCAGATGATGAGAGAGAGATACTATGGTTTGAACAAGACTTGCCTATTTCTGCTGGGCAGTTCAGGCTTGGGAAAAATGAGGACATGAAAGACATTTCGATGTTCTCACATGTTATACATTGCAAGGAAGGAGGCAACACTGGTCATCTCACTGTTTCCCCAAGAAAAGGAGAGACTTGGGCATTATTCAAGAACTGGGATATTATCAACTGGTCTTCAGAGCCAGACTCTCACGGCAGTTACAAGTATGACATCGTTGAGATCTTGTCTGATACCACTGATGGAGCTGATGGTGTATCTGTTGCGTTCTTGCATAAAGCAAAAGGCTTTGCTAGCGTCTTCTTTCGAATGGGAACTGGTGATGATTCAGACATAGTTCAGATTCTGCCTCAGGATATATATCAATTCTCCCACATGATCCCTTCCTTCAAACTGACAGGCTTCGAAGCAAAAGGTTTACCAAAAGATGCTTATGAGCTGGACCAAGCTGCGTTACCTGCAACAACAGTCCAAGAGAAACCCGTCCCTTCCCATCTAATCCCAGTCCCTAAACCAGAAGCTCTCTGTCTTCCGAGCAGTGAAGGAAAAGTTATTAAAACTGGTCAGTTCTGGGCATTTGGTGGAAATTACGATGACACGCCTAGGTACTACGGTAGGATTCAGAAGATCACCGTAAATCAGACATTCGAGCAGACAGCAGAAACAAAGGTGCATGTATGTCGTTTAAAGGCTACTTCATTCCCTCAGAATGTCATCAAGTGGAAGGACAAGAGCATGCCTGTTGGCTGTGGAACATTCTCGATGCATAAAAATTGCTCAACGCTCTATCCGCAACACCTTACACATCAGATATTTCCTTAG
- the LOC106386617 gene encoding serine/threonine-protein kinase RUNKEL-like, whose amino-acid sequence MNQYHIYEAIGHGKCSTVYKGRKKKTIEYFACKSVDKSRKSKVLQEVRILHSLNHPNVLKFYAWYETSAHMWLVLEYCVGGDLRTLLQQDCKLPEDSVYGLAYDLVIALLFLHSRGITYCDLKPSNILLDDNGHIKLCDFGLARKLDDITKSPSTGKRGTPYYMAPELYEDGGVHSFASDLWALGCVLYECYTGRPPFVAREFTQLVKSIHSDPTPPLPENASRSFVNLIESLLIKDPAQRIQWADLCGHAFWKSKINLVQLPPQPAFDNMIGIYTKPCLSEHNGDRPCKTPPKSREKDPKGGSKHKENSTQGSRGHETPQKGTPVGSKTQTKLHSKATQEKHGGCPGANRQVNILRLSRIAKANLQKENEKENYRRPLPNSNENCAEVKIDNTDMELDFDEDNDEDGPDELEGNENTSGAQDERVLSHRRQGVRSNNVLDENSSANETPTSGTSGEARDCHEEQSEPIEVSAALPSASPQVKTHRGRDVSGINVHHDSSKSPNSLSDVVWHLSDLSVRPVMPSRKSDKEAVPSLSFEAPQPSDFGKMGKQELEPLNNRIITVLSGSSAGISEKQNLIRYLEALSSNADAANILTNGPIMLVLVKVLRLSKTPAFRVQIASLIGLLIRHSTAIEDELANSGILDSLTNGLRDKHEKVRRFSMAALGELMFYISTQNEHKDFKPTESPSKETRSTSGWQVSGALISLVSSTLRKGEDDLTQLYALRTIENICSQGAYWATRFSSQDLISNLCYIYRAAGKQESMRQTAGSCLVRLSRFNPPCIQTVVEKLSLKEIASSFVKGSAREQQTCLNLLNMAMIGSHTCPSFGRHLVSLTEEKNLFPSLLSILEQGTEVLRGKTVLFVALLCKNSRRWLTNFFCNTRFLPVVDRLAKEKDTYVQQCLEAFVHVIASIIPGLLDTITSDIQQLMTGKRHAPVSPLNGRAAPKTNLHLFPVVLHLLGSSSFKNKMITQQILRQLANVTKFVEASFQGRDDFRITLLQVLECIAEDAPLVTQNADIIFREILPSLAAIYNGNKDGDARFLCLKIWFDTMTILLTECTDIEQQTSEDLKSVSNSHFLPLYPALLQDEDPIPAYAQKLLLMLVEFDYIKISSILQQNTVSQCFEFLLGDLSSANVNNVKLCLALASAPEMETKLLSQLKVVRRIGNLLEFVNAKDMEDFLEPTLSLCRAFLLRSLGNKKGLRSNYTKEPTLLSEASFTFEVDPQECIRDIADFGSNIGLLLDLAASDDTSIAVADIASECVVLLLKTASREAATGFLTNLPKITPILDSWRRRKSTETQVLVLTRILHCLGYACKQYLSHAMILSISGYDIYKINAIVSEIKNSDVAGLNIVASLVAVELQRLPR is encoded by the exons ATGAACCAGTACCACATATACGAAGCGATTGGGCATGGCAAATGCTCG ACTGTGTACAaaggaaggaagaagaagacgatcgAGTATTTTGCCTGCAAGAGTGTCGACAAGTCGCGCAAGAGCAAGGTTCTTCAAGAG GTCAGGATCCTTCACTCGCTAAATCATCCAAATGTACTCAAGTTCTATGCGTG GTACGAAACTTCTGCTCACATGTGGTTAGTTCTGGAATACTGCGTTGGGGGTGATCTCAGGACGTTATTGCAGCAG GACTGTAAGCTGCCAGAAGATTCAGTCTATGGTCTTGCCTATGATCTTGTCATAGCCTTGCT GTTCTTACATTCGAGAGGAATTACATATTGTGATCTGAAACCATCAAACATCTTACTTGATGATAATGGACATATTAAG CTGTGTGATTTTGGGTTGGCAAGGAAGCTAGATGATATTACTAAATCTCCATCCACG GGAAAACGTGGAACTCCGTATTATATGGCTCCAGAACTATATGAAGATGGAGGGGTTCATTCTTTTGCTTCCGACCTATGGGCCCTTGGCTGTGTGTTATATGAATGTTACACTGGGAGACCTCCTTTTGTGGCAAGAGAGTTCACCCAGCTTGTGAAATCCATTCATTCAGATCCAACTCCTCCACTCCCTGAAAATGCAAGCCGTTCATTTGTCAATCTCATCGAGTCTCTTCTTATCAAAGACCCAGCTCAAAGAATACAGTGGGCAGATCTCTGTGGTCATGCATTTTGGAAGAGTAAGATAAATTTAGTACAGTTGCCTCCTCAGCCTGCTTTTGATAATATGATTGGCATATACACAAAGCCATGTCTTTCTGAGCATAACGGAGACAGACCATGCAAGACCCCTCCAAAGTCTCGGGAGAAAGATCCAAAAGGTGGTTCAAAGCACAAGGAAAACTCCACTCAAGGTTCAAGGGGCCATGAGACGCCACAAAAGGGTACTCCTGTTGGTTcaaaaacacaaacaaagctTCATAGTAAGGCAACTCAGGAAAAGCATGGAGGTTGTCCGGGTGCTAACCGACAGGTGAATATTCTAAGATTGTCCAGGATAGCAAAGGCAAATCTCCAAAAGGAAAATGAGAAGGAAAACTACAGGAGACCCTTACCTAATAGCAACGAGAACTGTGCTGAAGTGAAGATCGATAACACTGATATGGAACTTGATTTTGATGAAGACAATGATGAGGATGGTCCAGATGAATTAGAAGGAAATGAGAACACCTCTGGTGCACAAGATGAAAGAGTTTTGAGTCACAGAAGGCAAGGAGTTAGGAGCAATAATGTGCTTGATGAGAACTCGTCTGCGAATGAAACACCAACCTCGGGAACCTCGGGTGAAGCCAGAGATTGCCATGAAGAGCAGTCAGAACCTATTGAAGTGTCAGCTGCGCTACCTAGTGCTAGTCCTCAAGTCAAAACTCATAGAGGAAGAGATGTTTCTGGGATTAATGTTCACCACGACTCGTCTAAATCACCTAATAGCCTCAGTGACGTCGTTTGGCATTTATCCGATCTTTCTGTTAGACCCGTCATGCCCAGCAGAAAAtctgacaaagaagctgtgcctTCTCTCTCATTCGAAGCACCACAGCCTTCTGATTTTGGTAAGATGGGAAAGCAAGAACTTGAACCGCTTAACAATAGAATCATAACGGTTCTAAGTGGGAGTAGTGCTGGCATCTCAGAGAAACAGAATTTGATCAGATACCTCGAGGCACTGAGTAGCAATGCTGATGCAGCCAACATATTGACCAACGGGCCAATAATGCTTGTGCTTGTTAAAGTTCTGCGATTATCCAAGACCCCGGCGTTTCGTGTACAAATTGCTTCACTAATTGGTTTGTTAATTCGGCATTCTACTGCTATCGAAGATGAGTTGGCAAATTCTGGTATCTTAGACTCTCTTACCAATGGCCTCAGAGACAAGCATGAAAAAGTGAGAAGGTTCTCTATGGCAGCCCTAGGTGAATTGATGTTCTACATCTCAACTCAAAATGAGCATAAGGATTTCAAACCAACAGAATCCCCATCCAAAGAAACCCGGTCTACATCGGGTTGGCAG GTTTCAGGTGCCTTGATCTCTCTTGTATCATCTACCTTACGCAAAGGAGAAGATGACCTGACTCAGCTCTACGCTTTAAGGACAATAGAAAACATCTGCAGTCAAGGTGCTTACTGGGCCACCCGTTTCTCTAGCCAAGATTTGATAAGCAATCTCTGCTATATCTACAGAGCAGCTGGTAAACAAGAGAGCATGAGGCAGACTGCTGGATCATGTTTGGTCCGTCTTTCTCGTTTTAACCCTCCTTGCATTCAGACGGTTGTAGAAAAGCTCTCATTGAAGGAAATAGCTTCATCTTTCGTCAAAGGTAGCGCACGGGAGCAGCAAACTTGCTTAAATCTTCTGAATATGGCTATGATTGGAAGTCACACGTGCCCAAGCTTTGGAAGGCATCTTGTGTCATTGACAGAGGAGAAAAATCTTTTCCCTAGTCTGCTTTCCATCTTAGAGCAAGGAACTGAAGTTCTGAGGGGAAAAACTGTTCTCTTCGTTGCACTTTTGTGCAAAAATAGTAGGCGGTGGCTAACAAATTTCTTTTGCAATACAAGATTTCTTCCCGTGGTGGACAGATTAGCCAAAGAAAAAGACACTTATGTGCAACAATGTCTTGAGGCATTCGTGCATGTCATTGCCTCCATAATACCAGGTTTGCTGGATACGATAACCAGTGATATCCAGCAGCTAATGACAGGAAAACGCCATGCACCTGTTTCTCCCCTTAATGGTCGAGCTGCTCCAAAGACTAATCTACACTTGTTTCCTgtggttcttcatcttcttggaaGCTCTTCGTTTAAGAACAAAATgataacccaacaaatcctgCGCCAGCTGGCAAATGTTACAAAATTTGTGGAAGCCTCATTTCAG GGAAGAGATGACTTCCGTATAACCCTTCTTCAAGTTCTAGAATGCATAGCAGAAGACGCTCCTCTGGTTACACAAAATGCTGATATTATTTTCCGTGAGATTCTCCCATCTCTGGCTGCAATTTACAATGGGAACAAAGATGGGGATGCTCGGTTTCTCTGTTTGAAGATCTGGTTCGATACAATGACAATTCTCTTAACCGAGTGCACAGACATCGAACAACAAACCTCTGAGGATTTGAAATCAGTATCCAACTCTCATTTCCTCCCACTCTACCCTGCACTGCTCCAAGACGAAGATCCAATCCCAGCTTACGCACAAAAGCTCCTCCTCATGCTAGTTGAGTTTGACTACATCAAAATCTCCAGCATTTTGCAACAGAACACAGTTTCACAGTGCTTCGAGTTTCTTCTCGGAGACTTGTCAAGCGCGAATGTGAACAACGTCAAGCTCTGTCTCGCCTTGGCCTCAGCTCCAGAGATGGAAACTAAACTACTTTCTCAGCTCAAAGTAGTGAGGAGGATCGGGAACCTGCTAGAATTTGTGAATGCCAAAGACATGGAAGATTTCCTTGAGCCTACTTTAAGTCTCTGCAGAGCTTTCTTGTTAAGGTCACTTGGGAACAAGAAAGGTCTCCGCTCAAACTACACGAAAGAGCCAACGCTATTATCAGAGGCATCTTTCACATTCGAGGTCGATCCACAAGAATGTATAAGAGACATTGCAGACTTCGGTAGCAACATCGGCTTGCTCTTGGACCTCGCGGCCTCAGATGACACGAGCATCGCAGTAGCAGATATTGCCTCTGAATGCGTCGTGTTGCTACTTAAGACTGCTTCGAGAGAAGCCGCCACGGGGTTTTTAACCAATCTTCCTAAGATCACACCGATCCTCGACTCGTGGCGCAGGAGGAAGAGCACGGAGACACAAGTGTTGGTATTGACGAGAATCTTGCATTGTTTGGGTTATGCGTGCAAGCAGTATCTATCGCATGCCATGATTTTGTCGATATCAGGATATGATATCTATAAGATCAACGCCATTGTCTCTGAGATCAAGAACTCAGACGTCGCGGGTCTTAACATCGTCGCTTCGCTAGTTGCTGTGGAGTTGCAGAGGTTGCCTCGTTGA
- the LOC106383471 gene encoding uncharacterized protein LOC106383471, whose protein sequence is MDITIMNELHREKEASETSTTAQSSDRSMVWTICPFCSVRYKSYISLLNKPTRCQSCYLKFLASESLVKGTTTMDKATQTSLSTIEKSMCSQNHITRSNVVAPTPKSQVQPQTATSSLSPRLCAMCPFCKLKYRFPIKWTNKWFVCKCKKKFKTVEVSSSSPQQKAATSKIQATHFSGKASSPGLSCAVKVGEKRQMNECGESYNAGNCSALHKNKRVTSDSGDAREDSESVKQVHVVDLSTTEDPISNAINLNQKMDRNQDTQVGTVVENSEDARRQEESGWGKQLHQVNCSEVALPNIIGNSANLEVNKHSEDVLDKPVDNNRRGFNDDGDAAGRLEASEWGKQLCEADRPEVTLPNVISNNQKLNEKNKTPGLCDSGSGDDVPVQPKMSECAGLKFNDFNKRREDAKFSECQAWALYDKADGMPRQYALIRKVSSPSFGLRITYLEPDPVDEKEIQWFEEDLPVSVGNFRFGKNQNTKDLSIFSHAIRCQGSIMTGNFTVSPRKGETWALFKNWDIINWSSEPDFHRSYEYDIVEILSNTTDEGVSVAFLHKAKGFASVFFRMGASEAEVIQIPSHSLYRFSHMISSFKMKRVDVKGVPKDAYELDQAALPKAIEERVVPLHLYAETKPEALCFPNKGKVFQTGQIWSFYSGCNDSLPLHYCRIQKITLVQAFEEEPVFKLHVGRLKAKPFDEEVIQWEDKRMPVGCGTFLVRRINDVITADDGSEYTVLPKIGEVWAVYRFWTCKKEFKDVGCCEYDIVQVLDDNLGYKVLALEHVLSSSEGGEKRILFRAAESRHRDCDDEDGREVIFTIPKSKILRFSHQVPASRVTEEMQGELREVFEVDYRALPANVRRAQDH, encoded by the exons ATGGATATCACCATCATGAACGAGCTTCACAGAGAGAAAGAAGCTTCAGAGACTTCCACTACAGCTCAATCAAGTGACCGTTCAATGGTTTGGACTATATGTCCTTTCTGTAGCGTCAGGTACAAATCCTACATAAGCCTTCTCAACAAACCCACACGATGTCAATCTTGCTACTTGAAGTTCCTTGCTAGCGAGTCTCTTGTCAAAGGCACTACGACAATGGATAAAGCAACTCAGACAAGCTTGTCTACCATAGAGAAAAGTATGTGCAGTCAAAACCATATTACTAGGAGCAATGTGGTTGCACCGACACCGAAGAGCCAGGTTCAGCCTCAGACTGCAACATCTAGTCTCAGTCCAAGACTTTGTGCTATGTGTCCATTTTGTAAGCTCAAGTATCGTTTCCCGATCAAATGGACCAACAAATGGTTCGTTTGTAAGTGCAAGAAGAAGTTCAAAACGGTTGAAGTGAGTTCCTCCTCGCCCCAACAGAAGGCAGCCACGAGTAAGATTCAAGCCACACATTTCTCTGGGAAGGCAagctctcctggtttgagctgTGCTGTGAAGGTTGGTGAGAAGAGACAGATGAACGAGTGCGGGGAAAGTTACAATGCTGGAAACTGCAGTGCTCTACACAAGAACAAAAGGGTTACCAGTGATAGTGGAGATGCAAGAGAAGATTCTGAAAGCGTAAAGCAAGTCCATGTGGTTGATCTTTCTACTACTGAAGACCCAATTTCAAATGCCATAAACCTGAATCAGAAGATGGATAGGAATCAAGATACTCAAGTGGGAACAGTAGTGGAGAACTCTGAAGAT GCAAGAAGGCAAGAAGAGTCAGGATGGGGGAAGCAACTCCATCAAGTTAATTGTTCTGAAGTAGCATTGCCAAATATCATAGGGAACTCAGCGAATCTTGAGGTGAATAAACACTCTGAAGATGTTCTTGACAAGCCTGTAGATAATAACAGAAGAGGATTCAATGATGATGGAGATGCAGCAGGAAGGCTAGAAGCGTCAGAATGGGGGAAGCAACTATGTGAGGCTGATCGTCCTGAAGTAACATTGCCTAATGTCATCAGCAACAATCAAAAGTTGAATGAAAAGAACAAAACCCCTGGTTTATGTGATTCAGGTTCAGGAGATGATGTACCAGTACAACCAAAGATGTCTGAGTGTGCTGGTCTGAAGTTCAACGACTTTAATAAACGGAGGGAAGATGCAAAATTTTCAGAATGCCAGGCGTGGGCTCTCTATGACAAAGCAGATGGGATGCCTAGACAGTACGCTCTAATCAGAAAAGTTTCATCTCCTTCCTTTGGCCTTAGGATCACATACTTAGAACCAGATCCAGTTGACGAGAAAGAGATCCAGTGGTTTGAAGAAGACCTGCCTGTTTCCGTTGGTAACTTCAGGTTTGGGAAAAACCAGAACACGAAAGACCTGTCCATATTCTCACATGCCATTCGTTGCCAAGGAAGCATCATGACCGGTAACTTCACAGTCTCCCCAAGAAAAGGCGAGACTTGGGCGTTATTCAAGAACTGGGATATTATCAACTGGTCTTCAGAGCCAGACTTTCACCGCAGTTACGAGTATGACATCGTTGAGATCTTGTCTAACACCACTGATGAAGGAGTATCTGTTGCATTCTTGCACAAAGCAAAAGGCTTTGCAAGTGTCTTCTTCCGGATGGGAGCTAGTGAAGCAGAAGTTATTCAGATTCCATCTCACAGCTTATACCGTTTCTCTCATATGATCTCTTCCTTCAAAATGAAAAGAGTTGACGTGAAAGGTGTGCCAAAAGATGCTTACGAGCTGGACCAAGCTGCGTTACCTAAAGCAATCGAAGAGAGAGTCGTCCCTTTACATCTATACGCAGAGACTAAACCGGAAGCTCTTTGCTTTCCCAATAAGGGGAAGGTCTTTCAAACCGGCCAGATCTGGTCGTTCTACAGTGGTTGTAATGATAGCTTGCCTCTCCACTACTGTAGGATTCAGAAGATCACTCTTGTACAAGCGTTTGAGGAAGAACCAGTGTTTAAACTACATGTGGGCCGGTTAAAGGCTAAGCCTTTCGATGAGGAGGTGATCCAGTGGGAGGACAAGAGAATGCCTGTTGGTTGTGGGACTTTCTTGGTGAGGAGAATCAACGATGTGATCACTGCAGATGATGGAAGTGAGTACACCGTTCTCCCCAAGATTGGGGAAGTTTGGGCTGTGTACAGATTCTGGACTTGCAAGAAAGAGTTCAAGGACGTGGGGTGCTGTGAGTATGACATTGTCCAAGTTCTTGATGATAACTTGGGGTACAAGGTTTTAGCGTTGGAGCATGTGTTGTCTTCCAGTGAAGGTGGAGAGAAAAGGATACTCTTTAGAGCAGCTGAGAGTAGGCATCGTGATTGTGACGATGAGGATGGGAGAGAAGTGATATTCACAATCCCGAAGTCGAAAATTCTGAGATTCTCGCATCAGGTTCCTGCTTCTCGAGTAACGGAGGAGATGCAAGGAGAATTGAGAGAGGTTTTTGAAGTTGATTATAGAGCATTACCTGCAAACGTGAGGAGGGCTCAAGATCATTGA
- the LOC106386175 gene encoding uncharacterized protein LOC106386175: MDITINGVTETWINKESPSSDQTPPPSTAIQKFWTWCTECMAWYRLHRCFLHKSNTCRSCNKEFLAREIPRHGLLPGKDSSKDVMHKRVLIKRLLGIQQSHPVASNTRPSFWTTCRNCGHRERFLKLYVDKWFVCEKCHGETIAMEVLASSGEVLFNKLFLELKPGRKKNYSSGLSCGVKVVGEKRKREEVAALSQNHSKPVDNNRRGFNDNGDEASSSGNAKVDDNFGLCDSSSGSNVKPKIADLKFNDFDKLRGEVNFAVGQVCALYDTTDKVPRQYALIRKVSVPSFGLRITYLEPDPDDEKEIQWFEEDLPVSDGKFRLGKNQNTQERSLFSHVIHCNEGGSNSGHFTVSPRKGETWALFKNWDINWSSEPDSHRNYEYKFVEILSDYYTDGAACVSVALLHKAKGFASVFFRMGTGEADTSQILPQNMYQFSHMIPSFKLTGTEAKGVPKYAYELDQAALPEKIAEVTVPSHLLAAPKPKPKELSFTINGKVFRAGQIWSYIGCFDNMPRNYCRIYKISLTQAFEQAPIYKMHAFRFKATPFPKDIIPWKEERYGEKKMPVGWGTYFLTQGSLALTPDRFSHLIVPGTSKGSNEYTILPKIGEVWAIYRFWTPYLSADEMEKNYVDYGIVEVLDDAFDYKVLALEPALQFKEDVRKKRVFRAAESKPLDFDDDDDGSGVIFTIPRSKMLRFSHQIAASRVVKEIDGELKELFELDSTAVPVL, translated from the coding sequence ATGGATATCACCATCAATGGCGTTACAGAGACTTGGATTAATAAAGAGAGTCCTTCCTCCGACCAAACTCCTCCTCCTTCCACTGCCATTCAAAAGTTCTGGACTTGGTGTACAGAGTGTATGGCGTGGTACAGATTGCATAGATGCTTTCTCCACAAATCGAACACGTGTCGATCTTGCAACAAGGAGTTCCTCGCGCGTGAGATACCTCGTCATGGTCTTTTACCAGGGAAAGACTCATCTAAAGATGTTATGCACAAGAGGGTACTGATTAAAAGGCTCCTTGGTATACAGCAGAGCCATCCAGTTGCATCCAATACACGTCCAAGCTTTTGGACCACGTGTAGAAACTGTGGGCATAGAGAGCGTTTTCTTAAACTGTATGTGGACAAATGGTTCGTTTGTGAGAAGTGCCATGGGGAGACCATTGCAATGGAGGTCCTTGCTAGTTCCGGCGAGGTGTTGTTCAACAAATTGTTCTTGGAGTTGAAACCCGGGCGGAAGAAAAATTATTCCTCTGGTTTGAGCTGTGGCGTGAAGGTTGTTGGtgagaagagaaagagggaaGAGGTTGCTGCTTTATCTCAAAATCACAGCAAGCCTGTCGACAATAACAGAAGAGGATTCAATGATAATGGAGATGAAGCGTCAAGCTCTGGGAATGCTAAGGTGGATGACAACTTTGGTTTATGTGATTCAAGTTCAGGAAGTAATGTAAAACCAAAGATTGCTGATCTGAAGTTTAACGACTTTGATAAGCTGAGGGGAGAAGTGAACTTTGCAGTTGGCCAGGTGTGCGCTCTCTATGACACAACAGATAAGGTTCCTAGACAGTATGCTCTCATCAGAAAAGTTTCAGTTCCTTCTTTTGGGCTTAGGATCACATATCTAGAGCCGGATCCTGATGATGAGAAAGAGATCCAATGGTTTGAAGAAGACTTGCCTGTTTCTGATGGTAAGTTCAGGCTTGGGAAAAATCAGAACACTCAAGAGCGTTCGTTATTCTCACATGTTATCCACTGCAACGAAGGAGGAAGCAACTCTGGTCATTTCACTGTTTCTCCAAGAAAAGGAGAGACCTGGGCTCTATTCAAGAACTGGGATATTAACTGGTCTTCAGAACCAGATTCTCACCGCAATTATGAGTATAAGTTTGTTGAGATTTTGTCAGATTATTACACTGATGGAGCTGCTTGCGTATCTGTTGCTTTATTGCATAAAGCAAAAGGCTTTGCAAGTGTCTTCTTTCGGATGGGAACTGGTGAGGCAGACACATCTCAGATTCTACCTCAGAATATGTATCAATTCTCGCACATGATCCCTTCCTTCAAACTGACTGGAACTGAAGCAAAAGGTGTGCCAAAGTATGCTTATGAGCTGGACCAAGCTGCGTTACCAGAAAAAATTGCAGAGGTAACCGTCCCTTCACATCTATTAGCCGCTCCAAAGCCTAAACCAAAAGAGCTCAGCTTTACTATAAATGGAAAGGTTTTTCGAGCTGGCCAGATCTGGTCATACATCGGATGTTTTGATAACATGCCTAGGAACTACTGTAGGATCTATAAGATCAGTTTGACTCAAGCGTTTGAGCAGGCTCCAATTTACAAAATGCACGCGTTCCGGTTTAAGGCTACACCTTTTCCTAAGGATATCATCCCTTGGAAGGAGGAGCGATATGGGGAGAAGAAAATGCCTGTTGGTTGGGGAACTTACTTTTTGACTCAAGGCTCCTTAGCACTCACCCCTGATCGTTTCTCACATCTTATAGTGCCTGGAACCTCCAAGGGAAGCAATGAATATACTATTCTGCCCAAGATTGGTGAAGTGTGGGCGATATACAGATTCTGGACTCCTTACCTTAGTGCCGATGAAATGGAGAAAAACTACGTGGACTATGGCATTGTAGAAGTTCTTGATGATGCTTTTGACTATAAGGTTTTAGCGTTGGAGCCTGCGTTGCAGTTTAAGGAAGATGTAAGGAAAAAGAGAGTGTTTAGAGCAGCTGAGAGCAAGCCACTTgattttgatgatgatgatgatgggtCGGGAGTGATCTTTACAATCCCAAGGTCGAAAATGCTGAGATTCTCTCATCAGATTGCTGCTTCCCGGGTAGTAAAGGAGATAGATGGAGAGTTGAAAGAGCTTTTTGAACTTGATTCTACAGCAGTACCTGTATTGTGA